CTTCTCCGGCGAGCGCGTCACCACCATCACCACCACGCGCCACGTCTCCGGCCTCGCGCTGAACTCCGACGGCAGCGTGCTGCACGTCGGCGGCCGGGACGGAATCCTGCGGTACGACACCACCACGTACCTGCCGCTCAGTGCCGCGGTGGCGGGCACCGACACCTGCGGCCGCAGCATGGCCTTCGCGGGCGGCAGGGCGTACCACACCGCGCCGTACGCCAACAGCATGTCGGACTGCGACACGACGCTCACGTACCTGGACTACAGCCAGACCGACAACACGTGGCAGCGCAGCGGCTGGCAGGACCACGGCAGGCTCCAGCTGGAGGCGGGCCCCGGCGACCGGCTGATGATGGGCCAGCCGGCGAACGCCAAGGCCGCCGACCCGTTCCTCGCGGTGTTCGACGCCGGCGGGACGACCCTGGTGCGTACGGCCGACCGCCGCTTCGCCGACGCCGAGGGCAAGGGCGCCGCGAACCTCAAGGACATGGCCTTCTCCGCGGACGGCACCAAGGTCGCCGTCGCCGACGCGGCCGCCGGCACCCGGCTGCTCGACAGCGGCGACCTGTCCGACGCCGCGACCGGCTACCCGGCGCTGCCGTCCGGGGCCTCGGCCTCCGCCGTCGCCTTCAGCGGTGACGGCAAGTACCTCGCGCGCGGCGCCTCGGCCACCGGTGCGACGCCCGACCTGCTGCTCTCGCCGGCCGACCCGTCCGACGCGACCCCCGCGCTGGAGTTCGCCTTCGAGGGCAGCCTCGACGGCGACCGGGTGGCACCGCGCGGACTGGAGTGGTCCGCCGACGGCTCCCGGCTGTTCGCGGTCACCACCAACACCGCCGGCAGCCAGTACTGGCTGCACGTCGTCCAGCCGCCGGCCGTGCAGTACGACACCCGCTTCGCCCAGGGGCCGACCCACAGCCCCGCCCGGGCGGTCGCGGGCGAGGCGCTGGCCGTGCGCGGCCGACTGGAACTGGACGGGCCGGCCCCGGCCGAGCCGCTGAAGGTCACGGCGACCCGCACCGACGCGGGCGGCACGCACGAGCTCGGCACGGCGACCGTCAAGGCGGACGGCACCTTCACCGTGCTCGACGAGCCGGAGCTGATCGGCGACGCCACGTACACCGTGTCGTTCCTCGGCGACCTCACCCACCGCCCGGCCACCGACCTCACCCACACGGTGTCCGTCGGCAGGGCGGCCAGTTCGATCGCGCTCAGCGCCCCGGCCGAGGTGCCGATGGACACCGGCGTCCACCTCACCGGCACCTTCGCCGCACAGGGGAAGGCGCTGCCCGAGCGGGCGGTGCTCAAGGTGGAGCGCACCGACCGGCTCGGCACGGGCACCCTCTCGTCGGTGACGGTCGCCGCCGACGGCACCTTCACCGTCGACGACCTGCCGCGCGCCCGCCGGAACACGACCTACACGGTCAGCTGGCCCGGCGACGACCTGCACGAGGGGTCCACCGCGTCGGCGACGGTCCGCGTCACCCGCTGATCACGCGAAACACACGGGCGGGGCACCGCGGGCAGGCTGCCCGCGGTGCCCCGCCCGCGGTACGGAGTGTGTGGCGCCCGGTCCGCGCGTCGCTGCGGGTGCACGCGGACCGGGGCCGTACGAGGGAGCCCGGAGGGCTCAGCGGGACGCGAGCTCGCGCGGCTCCAGGGCCGCGGCGTGCGCGTCCATGCGCTCGGCGGTCAGGATCGCGACCGCCGTGTCGGCGTTGGAGGCCGCCACCACCAGGGCGCGGCTCGCCAGGGTGTGCGCCCGTCGGTGCAGGGCCGCCAGGTGCGGCTCGGGGTGCGCGGCGGTCAGCGGCGCGCGGACCGCCGCCCGGCCTCCCCGCAGCCGGGCCACCTGCTCGGCGAGCCGGTCGGCGGCGGTGTCCAGGTCGGGGGAGGGGGCCAGGGCGCGCAGCTCGTCCGTGACGGTGAGCAGCGCCGCGAGATGGCCCGCGAGCTGGATGTCCAGCTCCTCCTCACGGGACCGGTGCGGGAAGTCCGAGGTACCGCCGGCCATCGTGCTGTGGACGGACCTGGTGCGGATCGGTTCGTACATGGGACGGCCTCCTCAGTGCTTCAGGAAACCATCCTACATTGGATTCAATCTAAAGTTGAGGGAGTTCGGAATCTGGCTCGGTTCGACTCAGGGCTGGCCGTAACCGTCCAGGAAGTTCCCGATCCGGCCGACCGCCTCGCGCAGGTCCCCGGCCGTCGGCAGGGTCACCACCCGGAAGTGGTCGGGCTCGGGCCAGTTGAAGCCGGTGCCCTGCACGACCATGATCTTCTCCTGGCGCAGCAGGTCCAGGACCATCCGCCGGTCGTCCTTGATCTTGAAGACCTTGGGGTCGAGCCGGGGGAAGAGGTACAGCGCGCCCTTGGGCTTCACGCAGGTCACGCCCGGGATGCTGGTCAGCGCCTCGTGGGCGGCGTCCCGCTGCTCCCGCAGCCGCCCGCCCGGGAGCACCAGCTCGTTGATGGTCTGCCGCCCGCTGAGCGCCGCGACCACGCCGTGCTGCCCCGGCATGTTGGCGCACAGCCGCATGTTCGCCAGGACCGTCAGGCCCTCGATGTAGGACTCGGCGTGCGCGCGCGGCCCCGAGATCGACATCCACCCGACCCGGTAGCCGGCCACCCGGTACGCCTTCGACATGCCGTTGAAGGTGAGCGTGAGCAGGTCCGGGGCGATCGCGGCGGTCGGGGTGTGCGTGGCCTCGTCGTACAGGATCTTGTCGTAGATCTCGTCGGAGCAGATCAGCAGGTTGTGCCGGCGGGCGATGTCGGTCAGCCCGCGCAGCATCGCCTCGTCGTAGACCGCGCCCGTCGGGTTGTTCGGGTTGATGATCACGAGCGCCTTGGTGCGGTCGGTGATCTTCCGTTCCACGTCGGCCAGGTCCGGCATCCAGTCGGACTGCTCGTCGCAGCGGTAGTGCACCGCCGTGCCGCCGGACAGGGAGACGGCGGCCGTCCACAGCGGGTAGTCGGGCGCGGGGACGAGGACCTCGTCCCCGTCGTCCAGCAGGCCCTGCATCGCCATCACGATCAGCTCGGAGACGCCGTTGCCGATGAAGACGTGCTCCACGTCCGTCTCGATGCCGAGGGTCTGGTTGTGCATGACGACGGCCCTGCGCGCCGCCAGCAGACCCTTCGCGTCGCCGTAGCCGTGGGCCGTCGACACGTTGCGGAGGATGTCCTCCAGGATCTCCGGCGGGCACTCGAAGCCGAAGGCGGCCGGGTTGCCGGTGTTCAGCTTGAGGATGCGGTGCCCGGCCGCTTCCAGCCGCATCGCCTCCTCGAGCACCGGCCCCCGGATCTCGTAACAGACGTTGGCGAGCTTGGTCGACTGGATCACCTGCATGTCCGTGAGCTTACGACCCGATGACGCCCGGTGTGCCGTGTCTTCCGCCACGTGAGACGTGTGGTTCGGGTGGATTTCCCCGGGCCGCCGGTGAGGCCGCCGGGAAACCACCCGGGAGGGCTAGCGCGGGCTCCGCCGCACCGAGCGTCCCGCCAGCACGTCCGTCCGGCGCCCGTCCCGCATCACGAACCGCCCGTCGACCAGCACGTACGGGATGCCCGTCGGAAGCCGGCGCGGGTCCTCGTAGGTGCTGCCGGCCGCGACCGTGGCCGGGTCGAAGAGGACCAGGTCGGCCCGGTAGCCCTCGCGGACCAGTCCGCGGTCGGGCAGCCGCAGCCGGGCCGCCGGGCGCGAGGTGAGATGGGCGACGCACTCCTGGAGCGACAGCACGCCCAGCTCGCGCACGTAGTGCCCGAGGTAGTGCGGGAAGGTGCCGTAGGCGCGCGGGTGCGGCTTGGTGCCCTGGAGGATGCCGTCCGAGCCCCCGGTGTGGACGCGGTGCCGCATGATCGCGCGGACGTTCTCCTCGTGGCCGACGTGCTGGAGGATGGTCGGCGCCAGCCGGTCGGCGAGCAGGAGGTTCCGGGCGACCGTCCACGGGGTCTCGCCGCGCCGCCGGGCCGACTCCAGGACCGTACGGCCGACGTACTCCCCGAACGCGGGGTCGCCCGTGCCGGAGATCTCGATCGTGTCCCACTCCATGGGCACGCCGTGGCAGCCGTCGGAGCCGATCTCCTCGATGTGGTGCCGGATGCGTTCGGCGGTGTCGTCGTCCGCCAGCCGCCGCATGATCTGCTCCGGGCCGCCCTCGCTCGCCCAGCTCGGGAGCATCGCCACGAGCGTGGTGCAGCCGGGGGTGTAGGGGTACGTGTCGAGCGTGATGTCGGCCCCGGCGGCCAGCGCGTCGTCGAGCAGCGTCAGCAGTTCGGGGGCCTTGCCCTTGTTGACGCCGAAGTTCATGGTGGCGTGCGCCAGGTGCAGCGGGCAGTCCGCCTCCCGGGTCAGCTCGACCATCTCCTCGTAGGCCCGGAGCGCCCCGGCGCCGTAGGAGCGGTGGTGCGGGCAGTAGTAGCCGCCGTACGACGCCACCACCCGGCACAGCTCGGTCAGCTCCGCGTCCTTGGCGTACATGCCCGGCGTGTACGTCAGCCCGGAGGACATGCCGACCGCGCCCTGCTCCATGCCCTCGGCGACCAGGCGCCGCATGTGCTCCAGCTCGGCCTCGGTCGCCTCCCGGTCGTCCCAGCCGACGGCGAGGGCGCGGACCGTGCCCTGCGGGATCAGGTAGGCGGCGTTGACCGCGATGCCCCCGTCGAGCCGGTCCAGGTACTCGCCGACCGAGCGCCAGTCGAAGTCGACGTCGTCCCCGGGACCGTTCCACCCGGCGATCGCGCGGCGCACCTCGCCGAGCGTGCGGTCGTCGACCGGGGCGTACGACAGTCCGTCCTGGCCGATGACCTCCAGGGTCACGCCCTGCGCGGCCTTGGCGCTGTGGTCGGGGTCCCGCAGCAGCGCCAGGTCGCTGTGGGCGTGCATGTCGATGAAACCGGGGGAGAGGACCAGGCCCTCGGCGTCCAGTTCCTGGCGGGCCTTCGGGCGCTGGCAGCCCGCTGCCGCCGCCTCCTTGACGATCGAGACGATCCGGCCGCCGTCGATCACGACGTCGGCGCGGTAGGAGTCGGCGCCGGAGCCGTCGACGACGTCCGCGTCCCGGATGACCAGCTCTTCCATGGGAGACCTCCTAGAAGAACGTACGGATGTAGTCGACGACCGTCCCGTCCGCTTCCGCGACCGGGATCAGCTGCCACTTGTCGAAGGACGTGCACGGGTGGGACAGGCCGAGCCCCACCCAGTCGCCCACCTCCAGCTCCGCCTCGGGGGCGGTGCGCAGCCAGGCGTGCTGGTCGGACAGGCCGGTCACCGTGATGCCGGTGGCCGGGCGCTCCGGCCCCCCGTCGACCGGGCGGACCACCTGCGGGAAGGGCAGGTCGAGGTCGTACGCCGCGTCCCGCTTGCCGGCGTTGGCGAAGGCCTGCTCGGCACAGGGACGGGAGACCACCTGGGTCCACAGCCGGAAGGCGGGCTGGAGCGCGCCCTCGGCGGGGACCCGGTTGAAGGGCGTCACCTCGCGGTAGTGACCGTCGTCGTGCGAGACGTACGCGCCCGAGCGCAGCAGCTTCAGCACGGGCAGGGAGAGGCCGGGGACCTCCGCGAACACGTCGGCGACCGCGTCGAACCAGGCGCTGCCGCCCGCGCTCAGCACGATCTCCTCCAGCCCGGCGAAGCGCCCGGCCGCGTCGAACTCCACGGTCAGCGCGACCAGCCGGCGCAGCCACGCGTGCACCTTCTCCGGGTCGGCGCCGGGCACCTCGCCCTCGTACCCGGCGACACCGGCCAGCCGCAGCGTCCGCGATCCGGCCACCGCGTCGGCGACGGCGGCGCACTCGGCCTCCGTGCGCACGCCCGTGCGGGCGCCCTCCCCGGCCGCCAGCTCGACCACGACGTCCACCGGGCGGGTCGCGCCCGCGGCGGAGAGCGCCGCGTCCATCAGCCCGACGCCGCGCACGGAGTCGACGTAGCAGACGAAGCGGAAGTCCGGGTCGGCGTCCAGCTCCGCGGCGAGCCGGCGCAGCGCGGCGGCGTCGACCAGCTCGTTGGCGAGGAAGATCCGCCGGATGCCGAAGGCGCGGGCCACCCACACCTGGTGCGGCACCGCCAGGGTGATGCCCCAGGCGCCGCGCTCGATCTGGCGGTGGAAGAGCTGGGGCGCCATGGAGGTCTTGCCGTGCGGCGCGAAGGCGAGGCCGTGCCGGGCCGCGTACGTCTCCATCAGCGCGAGGTTGTGCTCCAGGCGCTCCGCGGAGAGGGCCAGCACCGGCGTGCTGAAGCCGTCGGTGAAGAGGTTGCGGCGCTGACCGGCCAGCTCGGCGACGGTCAGGCCGGCGGCGTCCGGCGGCAGGCCCTTGAAACGGTGGTCGACGTGCTCCTCGACCAGACGGGCGAGGGCTTCGGTGCCGGTGTCGAGGGCCATGGAGCCTCCATGAGGTGCGGTGTCGCGTCGGGTGCCGCGGCAGGTGGAGCGTCGGGGTACGACCATGCGTTGCATTGTGTGCAACGGGCATTGCGTATGTCGCTTACTGCTGTCTAACATCTCGGCCAACGCGGGGTCAACGGATCCGCCGAGGCCCGCGAGAGCCGCAAGGAGTCCCCACCATCGTGACCGCCACCGGACCCACCAGCACCGCCCCCGACGTCGTGGACGTCGTCGCGCTCGGCGAGTCCATGGTCACCTTCCTCCCCTCCCGTCCCGGGCGGCTCGCCGACGTCCCCTCCTTCGACCGGGGCATCGGCGGTGCCGAGTCCAACGTGGCCTGTGTGCTGGCCGCCGCCGGGCACTCCGCGCGCTGGGTCAGCAGGGCCGGCGCCGACGGCTTCGGCGACCATCTCGTCGAGGCGATCGGCGCCTACGGTGTCGACGTCTCCGCCGTGCGCCGCGACCCGGACCGCCCGACCGGCGTGTACTTCCGCACCGCCGGGGACCGGGCCACCGACGCCCACGAGGTGGCCTACTACCGGGCGGGCTCGGCGGCCTCCGCGATGTCGGTGCGGAACATGGACCTCGACGTGATCCGCTCCGGACGCGTCCTGCACCTGTCCGGCATCACGCCCGCCCTCTCCGCCGACTGCCTGGACCTGATGCGCGAGCTGACCGCCCGCCGCCCCGGCCGGCCCCTGGTCTCCTTCGACGTCAACCACCGCCCCGGGCTGTGGCGCGGGCACACCGACGGCTCGCGGGTGCTGCTGGAGCTGGCCCGCGGCGCCGACCTCGTGTTCGTCGGCGAGGACGAGGCCTGGGGCCTGGGCGGACCCGAGGCCGTGCGCGCCGCCCTGCCCGAGCCCGAGCTGCTCGTCGTCAAGCAGGGCGCGACCGGCGCCACCGCCTTCCACGGCACCGAGGTCACCTCCGTCCCCGCCCTCACCGTCGACGTCGTCGCCGCCGTCGGCGCGGGCGACGCCTTCGCCGCCGGGTTCCTCTCCGCCACCCTGCGGGGGCTGCCGGTGCGCGAGCGCCTGCGCCACGGCCACCTGATGGCCGCCGCCGCCCTCACCGTCCCCGGCGACCTCGCCGTACCGCCCGCCCGTCGCCCGTCCGTCGCCCCGCACGGAGCCTCCCCGGGTGCCGAAGGCCTGGAGGGGCCCCCGCCGCGGCGCCCCTTCTGGATCGACCACGCCGACCGCCTCGCCGCCCTCGACGACGACGCGTGGGGGACACTGCGACTCGGCCCCGGCTGGACACAGGCCGGCGAAAGGGCCGAGGAGGAGGTACGCACACCATGAGCCAGACCGTCGACCGCGCGCTGAGCATCCTGCCGCTGCTCGCCGAGGGCCCCGCCGACCTGGGCCGGGTCGCCGACCGCCTCGGCGTCCACAAGTCCACGGCCCTGCGCCTGCTGCGCACCCTCCACGAACACGGCTTCGTCTACCGCCAGTCCGACCAGCGCTACCGCCTCGGCGCGCGGCTCATCGCCCTCGCCCAGGAGGCGATGGAGAACCTCGACGTCCGCGAGATCGCCCACCCCCACCTCGTACGCCTCAACGAGAGCTGCGGACACACCGTCCACCTCGCCGTCTACGAGGAGAACGAGGTCCTCTACATCGACAAGGTGGAGAGCCGCTACCCGGTCCGCATGTACTCGCGGATCGGCAAGCCCGTCGCCATCACCGTCGCCGCCGTGGCGAAGCTGCTGCTGGCCGACCTCCCCGAGAGCGAGCGCCGCGCCGTCGCGGAGAAGCTCGACTACCCCCTGTACACGGCCCGTTCGACGCCGAACGCCGACAGCTTCGTCAAGGAGCTGGCCAAGGTGCGCGAACAGGGCTGGGCCACCGACCTCGGTGGCCACGAGGAGTCCATCAACTGCGTCGCCGCCCCCATCCGGGGCGCCGACGGCCGGGTGGTCGCCGCGATGTCGGTCTCCGCGCCGAACGTCGTCGTCACCGCGGACGAACTCCTCACCCTGCTCCCGCTGGTGCGCCGTACGGCGGACGCGATCAGCGGCGAGTACTCCGGCAGGACCCCCGTGCAGCACCCCGAGCACCACCCCGAGAAGGACACGGTATGACCGACAAGACCGCCCTCACCCCCGCGACCCACACCGTCCCGCCGGCGAAGTTCTCGCACGGCGTGAAGAAGGGCAACATCCTCCAGGTCGCCGGCCAGGTCGGCTTCCTCCCCCACGAGGAGGGCAAGGCCCCCACCCCGGCCGGCCCGACCCTGCGCGAGCAGACCCTCCAGACCCTCGCCAACGTCAAGGCGATCCTGGAGGAGGGCGGCGCCTCCTGGGACGACGTGATGATGATCCGCGTCTACCTCACGGACGTGGACCACTTCGCCGAGATGAACGAGATCTACAACGCCTACTTCGAGGAGCAGGGCCTCACCCAGGCCCCCGCCGCGCGCACGACCGTCTACGTCGGGCTGCCCGCCGGCCTCCTCATCGAGATCGACGCGCTGGCCGTCCTCGGCTGACCCTCTCCCCGGTCTTCCCTCCCCGCCTGTCTGTCGCACGGCACGGTGCCCCCACCCCCTCCGGGGGCGCCGTGCCGCGCCCCGCCCTGCCCGAAAGCAGTATGTGCTTACCCAGAGGACCCCCGTATGTCCTACCCGTCCCTCCAGCTCGCCGCCTCCGCACCGGCGCAGACCCCGCCCCACACCGGTGGCCTGCTCCACCTGATCGACGGCACCGCGGGCCTGCTGACCGTCGCCGCGATCGGCATCGCGCTGCTGCTCTTCCTGATCATCAAGGTGCGGCTCCAGCCGTTCGTCGCGCTGCTCGCCGTCTCCATAGCCGTCGGCCTGCTCGCCGGCCTGTCGGTCACCGAACTCTTCGGCACCGTCCAGAAGTCCGACGCCGTCTCCACCATCGAGTCCGGCATGGGCGGCATCCTCGGCCACGTCGCCATCATCATCGGCCTGGGCACCATGCTCGGCGCCATCCTCGAGGTCAGCGGCGGCGCCCAGGTACTGGCCGGCCGCCTGCTCGGTCTCTTCGGCGAGAAGCGCGCCCCGCTCGCCATGGGCCTCACCGGCCTCATCTTCGGCATCCCGGTCTTCTTCGACGTCGGCATCTTCGTCCTCGCGCCGATCGTCTACGCCGCCGCCAAGCGCTCCGGCAAGTCGATCCTGCTCTACTGCCTGCCGCTGCTCGCCGGCCTGTCGATGACCCACGCCTTCCTGCCGCCGCACCCCGGTCCGGTGGCCGCCGCCGGACTGCTGCACGTGGACCTCGGCTGGGTGATCCTCATGGGTGTCGTCTGCGGCATCCCGGCCGTGCTCGCCGCCTGGGTGTTCTCCGCCTGGATCGGCCGCCGCATCTTCGTGCCCGTGCCGCAGGACATGGTCGAGGCGGCCGAGGAGGCCAAGCAGGCCGTCATCGACGAGCAGACCAAGGCCGGCGTCGCGCCGCACGAGAGCCCGGTCGCCCTCGGCACGGTCCTCGGCATCATCGGCACCCCGCTGGTCCTGATCCTCGCCGCGACCTTCTCCTCCATCGCCCTGGACCCGTCCACCCTCCGCTCGGTGATCGAGTTCTTCGGCAACCCGTTCGTCGCGCTGACCATCGCCCTGTTCCTCGCGTACTACCTGCTCGGCATCCGGCGCGGCTGGTCCCGCAAGTCCCTGGAGACCGTCTCGACCGCCTCGCTGAAGCCGGTCGGCAACATCCTGCTGGTGGTCGGCGCGGGCGGCATCTTCGGCGCCGTCCTCAAGGCCAGCGGCGTCGCCCAGGCACTCTCCGACACCTTCAACGACGTCGGCCTGCCGGTGATCGTCCTCGCCTACCTGATCTCGCTGGTCCTGCGGGTCGCCCAGGGCTCGGCGACGGTCGCCATCGTGACGACGGCGGGCATCGTGGCGCCGCTGCTCGCCGAGGGGGACCACTCGCAGGCGTTCGTCGCCCTGGTCATCATGGCCATCTCGGCGGGCTCCATCTTCGCCTCGCACGTCAACGACGGCGGCTTCTGGATGGTGGCCAAGTACTTCGGCATCAGCGAACGGGACACCCTCAAGACGTGGACCGTGCTGGAGAGCGTGCTGTCGGTCGCCGGGTTCGTGGTGGCGGCGGTCCTCAGCCTGTTCGTGTAGGCGTCCCGGTCGGGCGTTCCACGCGGGTGTCCCGTGTAGGCGTCTGATAACGAAGTTGGGGCTGGCTGTGTCCGGCACAGGATCGTCGACCATACTGCCCGCTGTGGA
This region of Streptomyces ambofaciens ATCC 23877 genomic DNA includes:
- a CDS encoding sugar kinase — its product is MTATGPTSTAPDVVDVVALGESMVTFLPSRPGRLADVPSFDRGIGGAESNVACVLAAAGHSARWVSRAGADGFGDHLVEAIGAYGVDVSAVRRDPDRPTGVYFRTAGDRATDAHEVAYYRAGSAASAMSVRNMDLDVIRSGRVLHLSGITPALSADCLDLMRELTARRPGRPLVSFDVNHRPGLWRGHTDGSRVLLELARGADLVFVGEDEAWGLGGPEAVRAALPEPELLVVKQGATGATAFHGTEVTSVPALTVDVVAAVGAGDAFAAGFLSATLRGLPVRERLRHGHLMAAAALTVPGDLAVPPARRPSVAPHGASPGAEGLEGPPPRRPFWIDHADRLAALDDDAWGTLRLGPGWTQAGERAEEEVRTP
- a CDS encoding amino acid deaminase codes for the protein MALDTGTEALARLVEEHVDHRFKGLPPDAAGLTVAELAGQRRNLFTDGFSTPVLALSAERLEHNLALMETYAARHGLAFAPHGKTSMAPQLFHRQIERGAWGITLAVPHQVWVARAFGIRRIFLANELVDAAALRRLAAELDADPDFRFVCYVDSVRGVGLMDAALSAAGATRPVDVVVELAAGEGARTGVRTEAECAAVADAVAGSRTLRLAGVAGYEGEVPGADPEKVHAWLRRLVALTVEFDAAGRFAGLEEIVLSAGGSAWFDAVADVFAEVPGLSLPVLKLLRSGAYVSHDDGHYREVTPFNRVPAEGALQPAFRLWTQVVSRPCAEQAFANAGKRDAAYDLDLPFPQVVRPVDGGPERPATGITVTGLSDQHAWLRTAPEAELEVGDWVGLGLSHPCTSFDKWQLIPVAEADGTVVDYIRTFF
- a CDS encoding N-acyl-D-amino-acid deacylase family protein → MEELVIRDADVVDGSGADSYRADVVIDGGRIVSIVKEAAAAGCQRPKARQELDAEGLVLSPGFIDMHAHSDLALLRDPDHSAKAAQGVTLEVIGQDGLSYAPVDDRTLGEVRRAIAGWNGPGDDVDFDWRSVGEYLDRLDGGIAVNAAYLIPQGTVRALAVGWDDREATEAELEHMRRLVAEGMEQGAVGMSSGLTYTPGMYAKDAELTELCRVVASYGGYYCPHHRSYGAGALRAYEEMVELTREADCPLHLAHATMNFGVNKGKAPELLTLLDDALAAGADITLDTYPYTPGCTTLVAMLPSWASEGGPEQIMRRLADDDTAERIRHHIEEIGSDGCHGVPMEWDTIEISGTGDPAFGEYVGRTVLESARRRGETPWTVARNLLLADRLAPTILQHVGHEENVRAIMRHRVHTGGSDGILQGTKPHPRAYGTFPHYLGHYVRELGVLSLQECVAHLTSRPAARLRLPDRGLVREGYRADLVLFDPATVAAGSTYEDPRRLPTGIPYVLVDGRFVMRDGRRTDVLAGRSVRRSPR
- a CDS encoding Ig-like domain repeat protein, yielding MNTVRGTRHTARLAATLLAAVLAAGGLTVVAAPAAHAAASDLVAKLPISSFSALTVDSAHQRVYVADSNLGHYDNKGLVAVYDFSGERVTTITTTRHVSGLALNSDGSVLHVGGRDGILRYDTTTYLPLSAAVAGTDTCGRSMAFAGGRAYHTAPYANSMSDCDTTLTYLDYSQTDNTWQRSGWQDHGRLQLEAGPGDRLMMGQPANAKAADPFLAVFDAGGTTLVRTADRRFADAEGKGAANLKDMAFSADGTKVAVADAAAGTRLLDSGDLSDAATGYPALPSGASASAVAFSGDGKYLARGASATGATPDLLLSPADPSDATPALEFAFEGSLDGDRVAPRGLEWSADGSRLFAVTTNTAGSQYWLHVVQPPAVQYDTRFAQGPTHSPARAVAGEALAVRGRLELDGPAPAEPLKVTATRTDAGGTHELGTATVKADGTFTVLDEPELIGDATYTVSFLGDLTHRPATDLTHTVSVGRAASSIALSAPAEVPMDTGVHLTGTFAAQGKALPERAVLKVERTDRLGTGTLSSVTVAADGTFTVDDLPRARRNTTYTVSWPGDDLHEGSTASATVRVTR
- a CDS encoding GntP family permease — its product is MSYPSLQLAASAPAQTPPHTGGLLHLIDGTAGLLTVAAIGIALLLFLIIKVRLQPFVALLAVSIAVGLLAGLSVTELFGTVQKSDAVSTIESGMGGILGHVAIIIGLGTMLGAILEVSGGAQVLAGRLLGLFGEKRAPLAMGLTGLIFGIPVFFDVGIFVLAPIVYAAAKRSGKSILLYCLPLLAGLSMTHAFLPPHPGPVAAAGLLHVDLGWVILMGVVCGIPAVLAAWVFSAWIGRRIFVPVPQDMVEAAEEAKQAVIDEQTKAGVAPHESPVALGTVLGIIGTPLVLILAATFSSIALDPSTLRSVIEFFGNPFVALTIALFLAYYLLGIRRGWSRKSLETVSTASLKPVGNILLVVGAGGIFGAVLKASGVAQALSDTFNDVGLPVIVLAYLISLVLRVAQGSATVAIVTTAGIVAPLLAEGDHSQAFVALVIMAISAGSIFASHVNDGGFWMVAKYFGISERDTLKTWTVLESVLSVAGFVVAAVLSLFV
- a CDS encoding RidA family protein; this translates as MTDKTALTPATHTVPPAKFSHGVKKGNILQVAGQVGFLPHEEGKAPTPAGPTLREQTLQTLANVKAILEEGGASWDDVMMIRVYLTDVDHFAEMNEIYNAYFEEQGLTQAPAARTTVYVGLPAGLLIEIDALAVLG
- a CDS encoding pyridoxal phosphate-dependent aminotransferase, encoding MQVIQSTKLANVCYEIRGPVLEEAMRLEAAGHRILKLNTGNPAAFGFECPPEILEDILRNVSTAHGYGDAKGLLAARRAVVMHNQTLGIETDVEHVFIGNGVSELIVMAMQGLLDDGDEVLVPAPDYPLWTAAVSLSGGTAVHYRCDEQSDWMPDLADVERKITDRTKALVIINPNNPTGAVYDEAMLRGLTDIARRHNLLICSDEIYDKILYDEATHTPTAAIAPDLLTLTFNGMSKAYRVAGYRVGWMSISGPRAHAESYIEGLTVLANMRLCANMPGQHGVVAALSGRQTINELVLPGGRLREQRDAAHEALTSIPGVTCVKPKGALYLFPRLDPKVFKIKDDRRMVLDLLRQEKIMVVQGTGFNWPEPDHFRVVTLPTAGDLREAVGRIGNFLDGYGQP
- a CDS encoding IclR family transcriptional regulator, which encodes MSQTVDRALSILPLLAEGPADLGRVADRLGVHKSTALRLLRTLHEHGFVYRQSDQRYRLGARLIALAQEAMENLDVREIAHPHLVRLNESCGHTVHLAVYEENEVLYIDKVESRYPVRMYSRIGKPVAITVAAVAKLLLADLPESERRAVAEKLDYPLYTARSTPNADSFVKELAKVREQGWATDLGGHEESINCVAAPIRGADGRVVAAMSVSAPNVVVTADELLTLLPLVRRTADAISGEYSGRTPVQHPEHHPEKDTV